The [Bacillus] selenitireducens MLS10 genome includes a region encoding these proteins:
- a CDS encoding class I SAM-dependent DNA methyltransferase, which translates to MVIIELEDKITEIVNKGDYHEFIYEILEIYGTPRATITRLKKGNLNMSKKNDEVHLKRKVWFKRVENENLFSVFIELERNINSQSTKPRFLIVTDFNTLLAKDIKTDEVLDIQFIDLPKYFDFFLAWKGIEKAEFERENPADVKAAERFARLYNVLSKDNSKIDLFLVRLLFCLFAEDTGIFRQLSFTNSIKTLTREDGKDLNDFLKDVFRIMDIDKKDRLNDLPEYLNKFPYVNGQLFSEPHQDLVFSEKSRKLIIEAGELLDWSQINPDIFGSMIQAVSTRDNRSHLGVHYTSVPNIMKVIKPLFLDNLYKAFNDAYDDDFKLEMLLTRINKIKFFDPACGSGNFLIIAYKEMRRIEINIIKRLKEIRGDYLYMPSITLDQLYGIEIDEFAYEVALLSLWIADHQMNEELNNEIDNAVRPTLPLNISGNIHRGNALHMNWKNVCPNDPEDEVYVFGNPPYLGHHRQSDTHKSDIRRIFQGVRGNGYLDYICGWFYLGSEFIQNSNTTLAFVSTNSICQGEQVAILWSELFLKRINIHFAYQSFKWSNSARNNAGVTVVIIGLTAYKTEQNKLFTSYGERQVKNINAYLIDGENVIVRDIKKQLYGLPPMLFGNKPSDGGGLIFEFEEYIQAIEKYPYLKKYFRKYIGSDEILKGSYRYCLWIEEDCYDEIKDNPIISDRMNMVKLNREKSKAKSTREWANKPYKFKQISPFHKQANIDLDSYTIVVPAVSSESRFYIPMDLVSNKDTILSNRVYGIYGADIWILGILLSRMHMTWVRAVAGRLETRYSYSSGVCYNAFPIPEISQKRINLIEELVLEILDAREEDGRSLGEIYYPSNMPNDLLLAHQKLDKVVDRAYKNRDFSGDEERLRLLIELYSKKVNLR; encoded by the coding sequence ATGGTAATTATTGAATTAGAGGACAAAATCACTGAAATTGTTAACAAAGGAGATTATCACGAATTTATTTATGAGATTCTTGAAATATATGGTACACCTCGTGCGACGATTACCCGTTTAAAAAAGGGTAATCTAAATATGTCAAAAAAGAATGATGAGGTGCACTTAAAAAGAAAAGTGTGGTTTAAGAGAGTTGAAAATGAAAATCTATTTAGTGTATTTATCGAATTAGAACGAAATATTAATAGTCAATCGACTAAACCTCGATTTTTAATAGTTACCGATTTTAATACTCTATTGGCGAAAGATATTAAGACTGATGAGGTGTTAGATATACAATTTATAGATTTACCGAAATATTTTGATTTTTTTCTTGCCTGGAAAGGAATCGAAAAAGCTGAGTTTGAAAGGGAAAATCCTGCAGACGTAAAAGCAGCTGAGCGATTCGCTCGTCTATATAATGTGTTAAGTAAAGATAATAGTAAAATAGATTTGTTTTTAGTGCGATTACTTTTCTGTTTATTTGCCGAAGATACAGGTATTTTCCGACAATTAAGTTTTACAAACTCAATAAAAACCCTGACACGAGAAGATGGAAAGGACCTAAATGATTTTTTAAAAGATGTATTTAGGATTATGGATATTGATAAAAAAGATAGGTTGAATGATTTACCTGAATATTTAAATAAATTCCCCTATGTAAATGGTCAACTGTTTAGTGAGCCTCACCAGGACTTAGTTTTCTCTGAGAAAAGTCGGAAACTAATTATAGAAGCAGGTGAACTTCTTGATTGGTCCCAAATTAATCCAGATATATTTGGTTCTATGATTCAAGCTGTTTCAACTAGAGATAACCGAAGTCATTTAGGAGTCCACTATACAAGCGTTCCAAATATTATGAAGGTTATTAAACCATTGTTCTTAGATAATCTTTACAAGGCATTTAATGATGCTTACGACGATGATTTTAAACTTGAAATGTTACTCACTCGTATTAACAAAATAAAATTTTTTGACCCTGCTTGTGGTTCTGGGAATTTTTTGATTATTGCCTATAAAGAAATGCGTCGTATAGAAATTAATATTATTAAAAGACTTAAAGAAATTCGTGGCGATTATCTATACATGCCATCAATTACTCTTGATCAGTTATATGGAATTGAAATTGATGAGTTTGCTTATGAGGTTGCACTATTATCACTTTGGATTGCAGATCATCAGATGAACGAAGAACTTAATAATGAAATTGATAATGCTGTAAGACCAACTCTTCCTCTCAATATATCTGGTAATATACATCGCGGAAATGCTCTGCATATGAATTGGAAAAATGTGTGTCCAAATGATCCCGAGGACGAAGTATATGTATTTGGGAACCCTCCTTATTTAGGTCATCATCGTCAATCCGACACACATAAGAGCGATATTAGAAGAATCTTTCAAGGGGTAAGAGGAAATGGATACCTAGACTATATATGTGGCTGGTTTTATCTAGGAAGTGAATTCATACAAAATAGTAATACTACTCTGGCATTTGTTTCAACAAATTCGATATGTCAAGGAGAACAAGTTGCAATTCTGTGGAGCGAATTATTTTTAAAAAGAATAAATATTCATTTTGCTTATCAATCATTCAAGTGGAGTAATAGTGCCAGAAATAATGCTGGTGTTACAGTGGTGATTATTGGACTTACAGCATATAAAACAGAACAGAACAAATTATTTACCTCTTATGGAGAAAGACAAGTGAAGAATATAAATGCATATTTAATCGATGGTGAGAATGTAATTGTAAGAGACATAAAGAAACAGCTTTATGGTTTACCTCCTATGCTATTTGGAAATAAGCCTTCAGATGGTGGTGGTCTAATTTTTGAATTTGAAGAATATATTCAAGCGATTGAAAAATATCCGTATTTGAAAAAGTATTTCAGAAAATATATCGGTAGTGATGAAATTTTAAAAGGTTCTTATAGATACTGTCTTTGGATAGAAGAAGACTGCTACGATGAAATTAAAGATAACCCGATAATATCTGATCGAATGAATATGGTTAAACTAAACCGTGAAAAAAGCAAGGCAAAATCGACTAGGGAATGGGCAAATAAACCTTATAAGTTTAAACAGATTTCGCCATTTCATAAGCAAGCTAATATAGATTTAGACAGCTATACAATAGTTGTACCAGCAGTTTCATCAGAGAGTAGATTTTACATCCCTATGGATTTAGTTAGCAACAAGGATACAATTCTATCTAATCGAGTTTATGGAATATATGGAGCAGATATTTGGATACTAGGAATACTACTATCAAGGATGCATATGACATGGGTAAGAGCGGTTGCGGGGCGGTTAGAAACACGTTATAGCTATTCATCAGGAGTGTGTTATAATGCTTTCCCAATTCCAGAAATATCACAAAAAAGAATTAACCTAATTGAAGAATTAGTTTTAGAAATTTTAGATGCTCGTGAAGAGGATGGCAGGAGTTTAGGAGAGATCTATTATCCATCAAATATGCCGAATGATTTACTTCTTGCTCACCAAAAATTAGATAAAGTTGTTGATCGAGCTTATAAAAATAGAGATTTTTCAGGTGACGAAGAGCGGTTAAGATTATTAATAGAACTTTATAGCAAAAAGGTGAATCTTAGATAG
- a CDS encoding DEAD/DEAH box helicase has product MGNIVNINYNQTGESKKVNDYGMREMQQRTFEKRNSKYLLVKAPPASGKSRALMFTALDKLRNQGIGKVIVAVPERSIGSSFKNTDLKSHGFFADWIVSPEDNLTTAGNSKINSFIRFMNSDHNILICTHSTLRFAFEKLDDTLFDNCLLAIDEFHHVSTDNNSKLGDLIRNIIHNSTAHIVAMTGSYFRGDSVPILLPEDEEIFDKVTYTYYEQLDGYEYLKSFGIGYHFYQGKYTSAINEVLDTDLKTIIHIPNVNSGESTKDKYDEVNKIIDLIGDVDYQDKDTGIIHVKRNTDNRVIKIADLVDDQTEREKVSKYLREIQGPEDLDIIIALGMAKEGFDWPFCEHALTVGYRGSLTEIVQIIGRCTRDSFNKDYAQFTNLIAQPDAKDEVVTYTVNTMLKAISASLLMEQVLAPDFKFKRRRDESEQSSTTGELYVKGLKEPSTDNVKKIIDHDIYDLKAKIMQDPQVQKSYAGEIDPQVLNKVLIPKVIQKVYPNLTDKEIEEVREHVVVDSVLKGAKTELAGSKEFIRMTNKFIDIEDLDINLIDTINPFQKAFEVLSKELNSPVLKLIQETIDSKRIFFDEDEIVFIWPKVEEFFVRNKRRPDPKSADPIERRMGEAVIYMQELRRNRQNGE; this is encoded by the coding sequence ATGGGGAATATAGTTAATATTAATTATAATCAAACTGGTGAAAGTAAAAAAGTGAATGATTATGGAATGCGAGAGATGCAACAACGAACCTTTGAAAAACGTAATTCTAAATATTTATTAGTTAAAGCTCCGCCTGCATCGGGAAAATCTAGAGCTTTAATGTTTACAGCATTAGATAAGCTTAGAAATCAAGGAATAGGAAAAGTAATTGTAGCAGTGCCGGAGCGTTCAATTGGTTCTTCATTTAAAAATACTGATTTGAAAAGTCATGGATTCTTTGCCGATTGGATAGTTAGTCCTGAAGATAATTTAACAACTGCTGGAAATTCAAAGATTAATTCTTTTATACGTTTTATGAATTCTGATCATAATATTTTGATTTGTACACACTCAACTTTACGTTTTGCTTTCGAAAAATTGGATGACACATTATTTGATAATTGTTTACTTGCAATTGATGAATTTCATCATGTTTCTACAGATAATAATTCTAAATTAGGAGACTTAATACGCAATATTATTCATAATTCAACCGCACATATAGTTGCTATGACTGGATCATATTTCCGTGGCGATTCTGTACCAATTCTATTGCCTGAAGATGAAGAGATATTTGATAAGGTCACTTACACTTATTATGAACAACTAGATGGATACGAGTATCTCAAAAGCTTTGGGATTGGATATCACTTCTATCAGGGCAAGTACACATCAGCAATAAATGAAGTATTAGATACCGATTTGAAAACGATCATTCATATACCAAATGTTAATTCAGGGGAATCAACAAAAGATAAATATGATGAAGTTAATAAAATAATAGATTTGATTGGAGATGTTGATTATCAAGATAAAGATACGGGAATAATTCACGTGAAAAGAAATACTGATAATAGAGTAATAAAGATTGCGGATTTAGTAGATGACCAAACCGAACGAGAAAAAGTGTCTAAGTATTTACGGGAAATTCAGGGGCCTGAGGATTTAGATATAATAATAGCTCTCGGTATGGCAAAAGAAGGATTTGACTGGCCTTTTTGCGAACACGCTTTGACAGTAGGATATCGCGGATCACTTACAGAAATAGTTCAAATAATAGGTCGATGCACTCGGGATAGTTTTAATAAAGATTATGCACAATTTACTAATTTAATAGCGCAGCCTGATGCAAAAGATGAAGTTGTAACTTATACAGTAAATACAATGCTTAAAGCTATTTCTGCATCCTTGCTAATGGAACAGGTTCTAGCTCCAGACTTTAAATTTAAGCGTAGAAGAGATGAAAGTGAACAGTCATCCACTACAGGTGAATTATATGTAAAAGGGCTGAAAGAGCCGTCAACTGATAATGTAAAAAAAATTATTGACCATGATATTTATGACTTAAAGGCGAAAATTATGCAAGATCCGCAAGTACAAAAATCATATGCTGGAGAAATCGACCCACAAGTATTGAATAAAGTATTAATACCAAAAGTAATTCAGAAAGTTTATCCCAACTTGACGGACAAAGAAATCGAAGAAGTTAGGGAGCATGTAGTTGTTGATAGTGTTCTAAAAGGTGCAAAGACAGAGTTAGCTGGGAGTAAAGAATTTATAAGGATGACCAATAAATTCATAGATATAGAAGATTTAGATATTAACTTGATCGACACTATTAATCCATTTCAAAAGGCATTTGAAGTTTTATCTAAAGAATTAAATTCCCCGGTGTTGAAATTAATTCAAGAAACTATTGATTCAAAGCGTATTTTTTTTGATGAAGATGAAATTGTTTTTATTTGGCCGAAAGTCGAAGAATTTTTTGTCAGAAACAAGAGGCGTCCAGATCCTAAATCAGCTGACCCAATTGAAAGACGTATGGGGGAAGCAGTTATTTATATGCAGGAATTAAGGAGGAATCGGCAAAATGGAGAGTAG